A single Ferrimicrobium sp. DNA region contains:
- a CDS encoding AAA family ATPase: MVLNEGQVAEAVRRDSPWWRNPHWVATDRDMREAAASQINYYPLSLENIRFGGLYMLYGPRRVGKTVLVKRSVQALLAQGVNPLQIIRVTVDGWQANRLGTLYEYVVRVLTSSVGDGRRYWFIDEVTACRGQWWSVLKNLRDNTHFGDDCVVLTGSTNQGLDEAIKAFAGRRGPAADPDRCLLPMNFGEFCNSLSIDLPSVAGVRADELMSDRARDIWMTLAPYTDDLVAAWQIYLEVGGYPKAVGDWRRTNQVVAPTWQALWDVVRGDAITSGMSEVILGAVINGIGVRLSSPTSISGFAEEVGVARETLMKRIDALAGAFLIWRNPRADNRGNADLRKQGKFYFLDPLVAKLPELVNGRSQVDVTRLNEQQLGVALLQWNERVRPGSVRSGDWITHYRNANSEVDFVGKCADSGTRMTPIEGKYVSDSWRQEALGLRNSAIGTGILATRDILEVTVGDAVWAVPASFLAFALSFFGK, encoded by the coding sequence ATGGTCTTAAATGAAGGACAGGTTGCTGAAGCGGTGCGCCGAGATAGTCCTTGGTGGCGAAATCCTCATTGGGTAGCGACCGACCGTGATATGCGTGAGGCCGCCGCATCTCAGATTAATTACTATCCCTTATCTCTAGAGAACATACGGTTTGGAGGCCTCTACATGCTCTATGGCCCCCGGCGTGTTGGCAAAACCGTGCTGGTGAAGCGATCTGTTCAGGCGCTTCTTGCGCAGGGGGTGAATCCACTACAGATCATACGTGTGACAGTGGACGGATGGCAGGCTAATCGGCTCGGGACGCTGTACGAATATGTCGTGAGAGTCTTAACAAGCTCGGTGGGTGACGGGCGGAGATACTGGTTTATCGATGAGGTCACCGCTTGCCGTGGGCAGTGGTGGTCGGTGTTGAAGAACCTCAGAGATAACACTCACTTCGGTGATGATTGTGTCGTACTCACCGGTTCAACGAACCAAGGTCTTGACGAGGCAATCAAAGCTTTTGCAGGTCGCAGAGGTCCTGCCGCTGACCCCGATAGATGTCTGCTGCCGATGAATTTTGGGGAATTCTGTAATAGCTTATCAATTGACCTACCATCCGTTGCAGGAGTTCGTGCAGATGAGTTGATGTCTGATCGGGCTCGTGATATTTGGATGACGCTCGCTCCGTATACCGATGACTTAGTAGCCGCTTGGCAGATCTACCTTGAAGTTGGTGGGTATCCCAAGGCTGTCGGCGATTGGCGTCGGACGAATCAGGTTGTGGCGCCGACATGGCAGGCCTTGTGGGATGTAGTGAGAGGTGACGCCATCACCAGTGGAATGAGCGAGGTCATCCTAGGTGCGGTGATCAACGGTATCGGGGTCCGATTGTCGAGTCCCACTTCCATAAGTGGCTTCGCCGAAGAGGTTGGGGTGGCTCGAGAGACTCTGATGAAGCGTATCGATGCTCTCGCAGGTGCATTTCTCATCTGGCGAAACCCGAGAGCTGATAACAGGGGTAACGCAGATCTCCGCAAGCAGGGAAAGTTTTACTTTCTTGATCCGCTGGTTGCTAAACTGCCAGAGCTCGTTAACGGTCGAAGCCAAGTCGACGTCACGCGCTTGAACGAGCAGCAGCTTGGCGTTGCCCTACTGCAGTGGAATGAGAGAGTGCGCCCTGGTTCAGTTCGTTCCGGGGACTGGATCACTCATTATCGCAACGCTAACAGCGAGGTTGATTTCGTAGGTAAGTGTGCGGACTCGGGGACACGCATGACACCGATTGAGGGAAAGTACGTCTCAGATTCGTGGAGACAGGAGGCCCTCGGTTTGCGGAATTCGGCTATCGGCACCGGAATCTTGGCGACTCGGGACATTCTCGAGGTAACAGTGGGAGACGCTGTGTGGGCGGTACCTGCATCTTTCTTGGCATTTGCGCTGTCGTTCTTCGGGAAATAA
- a CDS encoding transposase, which translates to MGETEDQKTRNEKTRRQFDDEFKKDAVRLVESGNLTVRQVAEDLGISKATLSNWVDKARKEARDAGVTPDLAAENRRLRKENEQLRMEKEILKRFSAFWVKETGGN; encoded by the coding sequence ATGGGAGAAACGGAAGATCAGAAAACTAGGAATGAGAAGACTCGTCGACAATTTGACGACGAATTCAAAAAAGACGCAGTTAGACTCGTTGAGAGTGGAAACCTGACCGTGAGGCAGGTGGCCGAGGACCTTGGCATCTCAAAGGCCACGCTGTCGAACTGGGTGGACAAAGCCCGCAAGGAGGCGCGGGATGCGGGGGTAACCCCGGATCTTGCCGCAGAGAACCGTAGGCTTCGCAAGGAGAATGAGCAGCTCAGAATGGAGAAGGAAATCTTAAAACGATTTTCGGCCTTCTGGGTCAAGGAGACCGGCGGGAACTGA
- a CDS encoding IS3 family transposase: protein MLCHVCKVSRSGYYRWNTEGRGVYETACKARETLKKHVLEAFEANRSIYGAPRLTRELWSRGIEVSVATVGRLMDELGIQGACGRAKTITTRPDRHARKSDDLVKRNFSVDAIDKLWVSDLTYIGTKEGWLYLVTVMDACSRRILGYKMSDTMDTPVFIDALNQAKAVRGRAMLPTTIFHSDHGSQYTSDDFREMLRLAGMPQSMGTVGDCLLTG from the coding sequence GTGCTCTGTCACGTGTGTAAGGTCTCACGCTCTGGCTACTACCGCTGGAACACCGAGGGGCGAGGAGTCTACGAGACGGCGTGTAAGGCCCGTGAAACGCTCAAGAAGCACGTTCTAGAGGCCTTTGAAGCCAATCGGAGCATCTATGGGGCTCCGAGGCTCACACGCGAGCTCTGGAGTCGTGGAATCGAGGTCTCGGTGGCTACCGTCGGCCGTCTCATGGATGAACTGGGCATCCAGGGAGCCTGTGGACGAGCCAAGACCATCACGACAAGGCCTGATCGTCATGCCAGAAAGAGCGATGATCTCGTGAAGAGAAACTTCTCTGTTGACGCGATTGACAAGCTCTGGGTGAGCGACCTGACCTACATCGGAACCAAGGAGGGCTGGCTCTATCTGGTCACCGTTATGGATGCGTGTTCGAGGAGGATTCTTGGTTACAAGATGAGCGATACGATGGATACCCCAGTGTTCATTGATGCCCTTAACCAGGCAAAAGCCGTTCGGGGCAGGGCGATGTTACCGACGACTATTTTCCACTCGGACCACGGGTCCCAATACACCAGTGACGACTTCAGGGAGATGTTGAGGCTTGCTGGCATGCCCCAATCGATGGGAACGGTCGGGGATTGCCTCTTAACCGGCTAA
- a CDS encoding IS607 family transposase: MKLSEYAAKNGIKYRAAWNRFKAGKLEGAYIDDSGHVVVPDPQHALVRKAAVYARVSTHKQKDDLERQAQRTTAFANAAGLSVVSVVKEIASGVNDNRPKLTALLKDDSWGTLVVEHKDRLSRVGFGWFEVLLGLQGRQIVVADAATEEKADLMEDFVSIIYSFAARLYGLRSARRRTDDVISALEIDPALGERLMTG, from the coding sequence ATGAAACTTTCGGAATACGCCGCTAAGAATGGGATCAAGTACAGAGCGGCCTGGAATAGATTTAAAGCCGGCAAGTTAGAAGGGGCGTATATTGACGACTCTGGTCACGTTGTAGTGCCAGACCCACAACACGCTCTAGTACGCAAGGCGGCTGTATATGCGCGGGTATCTACGCACAAACAGAAGGATGACCTCGAGCGCCAAGCGCAACGGACGACCGCATTCGCTAATGCAGCAGGGTTGTCGGTGGTGTCGGTAGTCAAGGAGATCGCATCAGGTGTAAACGACAACCGTCCGAAGTTGACTGCCTTGTTGAAGGACGACTCATGGGGGACACTGGTGGTCGAGCACAAGGATCGTCTGTCAAGGGTGGGGTTCGGCTGGTTCGAGGTTCTACTGGGGTTGCAGGGGCGTCAAATTGTGGTCGCTGACGCTGCTACTGAAGAAAAAGCCGATCTAATGGAGGACTTCGTATCCATCATTTACAGTTTTGCTGCACGTCTTTATGGACTACGGTCTGCTAGACGTCGCACCGACGATGTGATTTCCGCTCTTGAGATTGACCCCGCTCTTGGTGAGCGGCTAATGACTGGTTAA
- a CDS encoding transposase, which translates to MGETEDQKTRNEKTRRQFDDEFKKDAVRLVESGNLTVRQVAEDLGISKATLSNWVDKARKEARDAGVTPDLAAENRRLRKENEQLRMEKEILKRFSAFWVKETGGN; encoded by the coding sequence ATGGGAGAAACGGAAGATCAGAAAACTAGGAATGAGAAGACTCGTCGACAATTTGACGACGAATTCAAAAAAGACGCGGTGAGACTCGTCGAGAGCGGAAACCTGACCGTGAGGCAGGTGGCCGAGGACCTTGGCATCTCAAAGGCCACGCTGTCGAACTGGGTGGACAAAGCCCGCAAGGAGGCGCGGGATGCGGGGGTAACCCCGGATCTTGCCGCAGAGAACCGTAGGCTTCGCAAGGAGAATGAGCAGCTCAGAATGGAGAAGGAAATCTTAAAACGATTTTCGGCCTTCTGGGTCAAGGAGACCGGCGGGAACTGA
- a CDS encoding IS3 family transposase yields the protein MLCHVCKVSRSGYYRWNAEGRGVYETACKARETLKKHVLEAFEANRSIYGAPRLTRELWSRGIEVSVATVGRLMDELGIQGACGRAKTITTRPDRHARKSDDLVKRNFSVDAIDKLWVSDLTYIGTKEGWLYLVTVMDACSRRILGYKMSDTMDTPVFIDALNQAKAVRGRAMLPTTIFHSDHGSQYTSDDFREMLRLAGMPQSMGTVGDCLLTG from the coding sequence GTGCTCTGTCACGTGTGTAAGGTCTCACGCTCTGGCTACTACCGCTGGAACGCCGAGGGGCGAGGAGTCTACGAGACGGCGTGTAAGGCCCGTGAAACGCTCAAGAAGCACGTTCTAGAGGCCTTTGAAGCCAATCGGAGCATCTATGGGGCTCCGAGGCTCACACGCGAGCTCTGGAGTCGTGGAATCGAGGTCTCGGTGGCTACCGTCGGCCGTCTCATGGATGAACTGGGCATCCAGGGAGCCTGTGGACGAGCCAAGACCATCACGACAAGGCCTGATCGTCATGCCAGAAAGAGCGATGATCTCGTGAAGAGAAACTTCTCTGTTGACGCGATTGACAAGCTCTGGGTGAGCGACCTGACCTACATCGGAACCAAGGAGGGCTGGCTCTATCTGGTCACCGTTATGGATGCGTGTTCGAGGAGGATTCTTGGTTACAAGATGAGCGATACGATGGATACCCCAGTGTTCATTGATGCCCTTAACCAGGCAAAAGCCGTTCGGGGCAGGGCGATGTTACCGACGACTATTTTCCACTCGGACCACGGGTCCCAATACACCAGTGACGACTTCAGAGAGATGTTGAGGCTTGCTGGCATGCCCCAATCGATGGGAACGGTCGGGGATTGCCTCTTAACCGGCTAA